The Erythrobacter sp. HL-111 DNA segment GCCATCTATCTCCTCGCTTGAGGCTTCGGCGTAATAGAGCATCGGCGTCGGCCCCAGCCCGATCCGCACGGCATTGCACCCGCCCGAGGTCAGCCCTTCGCACAGCGCGTGCTCCAACATGGGCGAACTCACCCGCCCGTCATAGCCGACCGCGACAGTCCTGCCTCCCGCCTCGCGCAGCAGGGTCGCAAAGGAGCGCCCGATCGCCCGCGCGTCGTCGGGGCCGAGGGTTTCGCCGATGATTCCGCGAATGTCGTATTCGCGCAGCACGCTTGCATCGAATCTATGGGTCATGATCGGGTTCTTTTCCGCCCTCTTGCTGGCGGCCGCCGGGGGGGGCCGCGTTCGTCCGTCTCGCGCGGGGGAGAGATCCGCGCGCATCGCCCTTGTTCAAGCGATGAAAGCCCGCTTGTTTCCCCCCGTGCAGCGCCCCTGCGCGCGCGCTCCGTGCGGCCTTGGACGCGATTTGTGTCAATACCGCGATTGGCCGCGCGCGCAAAGCCGCCGGAGCGAGGCAGCCCCTCGCCTCGCCTCGCCTCGCTTGGCCGGGCCGGGCAGGTCCGGGCGGGCCGGTCCGATGCGATCAGCTGCGGTCGCCGCCCTTGCGGACCGCGCCGCTGCGGCCTTCGTCCGGCCCGTCCGAAAGATCCGCCAGCAGCAGGTCGCGCGCCTCGTTCGCCTCGTGCACCTCGGCCGAGGAGCCGCCGCGATCGGGATGGACCCGGGCGAGCAGCCGCTTGTGCGCGGCGACGATCTCTTCCCTGCGCGCCCGCCTGCTCACGCCGAGCAGGTGCCGCGCCCGCGCCAGTTCCCGCTCGCGCCCGGGCCGCGCGAACAGCGCCTCCCACGGCCAGCTCCCCAGCGCCCAGCGCCACACCACCACCGCCAGCAGGAGTATGATCGCCGCCTTGATCATCGCCTCAGGCGAGCTCCAGCCGGGGCGCGAGCGATTCGCGTTCGGGCAGGTTCAGCATCTTCACCAGCGCGCGCAGTTCCTGCCGCGCGACGAGGTGGCTCGTGCCGAGTTCGCCCAGCTGCCCCTTGTCGAGCAGGGTGAGCCCCGAGGGAAACAGCTCGCGGTAGATCACCCGTTCCGACAGGCCCCGCGTCACGCGGAAACCGACCCGGCGCGACATTTCCGCGAGCGCCTTCTCGATCCGGGCGCGGTTGCGCGCCTCGACATGGCCGGTGCGGTTCCTGACCACGATCCAGTCCATTTCGGGGCGCTGCTGTTCGATCGTCGCCCGGCTGCGGCGCATCCGCGCCTCCCACACGAGCTCGGCGAAGAAGGAGAGCTTCCTCACCTTGAAGGTTTCCCCGTCGACCTGTCCGATGAGGTCGAAATCGACGAAGCTGTCGTTGAGCGGCGTCACCAGCGTGTCGGCGTTCTCCACCGCGGCGCGCACGAACGGATCGTCGCGGCCCGGATTGTCGACGATCAGGTAATCGCAGTCCCGTTCGATCCGGGCGAAGGTCCTCAGCAGTTTCTCGACGCTGTCCCCGGTGAACACCCGGCAGGCCGGGGTCGGCAGGGTGAGACCGCGCAGCTCCATCGTGCGAACGCGGTTCTCCATGTAGCGAAAGGAGGTGCGCTGACGCGGATCGAGGTCGAGGATCGTCACCCGCGCACCGAGATAGGCGAGCGCGACCGCGACGTGGACCGCCGTGGTCGACTTGCCCGTGCCGCCCTTTTCGTTGGCGAAGACGATCCGATGCGCGGGCCTGTCGGCCGCGGCAGCGTTCCGGTCGGAGGTTTCGTCAGACATGGCGGCGGTGCTTCCCTTCGTGCGCCCTTCGCCCCTTTCCGCGCGGCCCGGCTTGTGAAGCGGGCCGGCGGGTGCTTAGGGGATCAAGGAACCAGTAACCATGCAAAGTCTACCGGCGGAGGGGAACGGGTGCAAATCGCAAGCACGCTCGATGTGTTGAGAAAGGCGCTCGCCGCGCTGCAAGAGGGCGGCGCCACCATCGGCTTCGTCCCGACCATGGGCGCGCTGCACGAAGGCCATCTCGCGCTGGTCCGCCGCGCGCGGGAATCGTGCGACCGCGTGGTCGTCTCGATCTTCGTCAACCCTGCCCAGTTCGGCCCCAACGAGGACCTTGCCGCCTATCCCCGCCAGCTCGCCGAAGACACCGCCATGCTCGAGGCGGAAGGGGTCGCCCTGCTCTGGGCGCCCGCGGTGGAGGTGATGTACCCCGCGGGCTTCGCGACGGTCATTTCGGTGAAGGGCGTGAGCGAGGGGCTGTGCGGCGCCGCCCGGCCCGGCCATTTCGACGGGGTCGCGACCGTGGTGGCCAAGCTCTTCCACCAGGTCCGGCCGGACATGGCCTTCTTCGGCGAGAAGGACTACCAGCAGCTCGCCGTCATCCGCACCATGGCGCGCGATCTCGACCTTGCCCGCCCGCACGCGGACGCCATCATCGGCGTGCCGACCGTGCGCGAGGCCGACGGGCTCGCGATGTCGAGCCGCAACCGCTATCTCTCCCCCGGCCAGCGCGCAGCCGCCGCGACCCTGCCCGCCGCCCTCGGCGAAGGCGTGGCCGCGATCGAGGCGGGCGAGCCGGTGCGCGAGACGCTGGCAGCCCTGGGCGGGCGGCTGGTCGCGGCCGGGTTCGAGGCGCCCGATTACGTCACGCTCGTCGATGCCGCCTCGCTCGCCCCGCTCGACGCGCTGGGCGACGCGCCCGCCCGCGTGCTCGTCGCCGCGCGCATCGGCGGCACGCGGCTGATCGACAACATGGCGGTGAACGCGCGGCCCGGCTGAACGCCCCGGCATCCGCGCGCAGAATCGGCGTTGACCTGCGCGCGCTTTCGGTGGCATTGCGGCCCCCTGCCGAGCAGCGCCTGCGGGTATAGCATAGTGGTAATGCTCCAGCCTTCCAAGCTGGCCAGGCGGGTTCGATTCCCGCTACCCGCTCCACAATCCCCGGAAAGCTCCGCGCGGATCACGGGTGACACGCCGCCATGCGAACAGGGCGATGCGGACCCTCGCGTCGCCCGAGCCTTCCCGAACGCCGCGCATCGGCTCGCGAGGCCGGGGCGACCATTGCTTCGGACGCCCGTTTTCGTCAAACGGGATGGACATCGGGCTTGGGGGCCGCCAAACCTTGCCCGCGCTCGAAACGCGGAGAACAATCTGAATGATAATCGTGAATTCTCGCAAGGCCGGCACAGGCGTTGGTCGCAAGGCATTCGGCCTGGTTTCAGGCACGCTGGCATCGGCCCTCGCGCTGACCGCCTGTGCGACGACCGGGATGGCTAATGCAGGAGACGGCGCGGCCGAAGCCGAACGGCCCGAACTGGCCGCGATGAGCGAGGCCGAAGGGCCCTATCCTTCCACCTACAAGCCCTATCCGGGGGTGGCGACGGCGCTGGTCGGGGCGACCATATATGACGGCGCGGGGAACCGGATCGACGACGGCACGGTGCTTTTCCGCGACGGAAAGATCGTGGCCGTGGGCGACGCGACCCTGTCCACCGAAGGCTACAGGGTGCTCGATGGCACGGACAAGTTCGTGACGCCGGGCATCATCGACATCCACTCGCATCTCGGCGATTATCCCAGCCCCTCGGTCGACGCGCACAGCGACGGCAACGAGGCGACCGCTCCCACCACGCCCGATGTCTGGGCCGAGCATTCGGTCTGGCCGCAGGATCCGGGCTTTTCGCGGGCGCTCGCCAATGGCGGGGTCACCGCCCTTCAGGTCCTTCCCGGTTCGGCCAACCTGATGGGCGGACGATCGGCGACGCTCAAGAACGTGCCGGCGCGCACGGTGCAGGAAATGAAGTTTCCCGGCGCGCCCTACGGCTTCAAGATGGCCTGCGGCGAGAATCCCAAGCGTGTGTACGGATCAAGAGGGCGCAAGCCCTCGACCCGGATGGGCAATCTCGCCGTCGCCCGCCAGACCTGGCTCGACGCCATCGACTACGCCAACGACGAGGACGCCGGGCGCGATCTCGGCATGGAAACGCTGGCGGGGGTGCTCAGGGGCGAAATCCTCGTCCACAACCATTGCTATCGCGCGGACGAGATGGCGCTCGTCATGGATATGGCGAAGGAGATGGGATACAGGGTCGCCGCCTTCCACCACGCGGTCGAAAGCTACAAGATCGGCGATCTGCTGCGCGAAAACGATGTCTGCAGCGCGATCTGGGCGGACTGGTACGGCTTCAAGATGGAAGCCTATGACGGTATCCTCGAAAACGCGGCGCTGCTCCACAAGGCGGGCGCGTGCGTGGTCATCCATTCCGACGACGAAAACGATATCCAGCGCCTCAACCAGGAAGCCGCCAAGGCGCAGGCCGCGGGCAACCGGCTGGGCCTCGACATCCCCGATGCGACCGCGATCGGCTGGATCACGCTGAACGCGGCCAAGGCGATGGGGATCGACGCGATGACCGGCAGCCTCGAGCCGGGGAAGATGGCCGATGTGGTGCTCTGGAACGGCGATCCGCTCAGCGTCTATTCGCGGCCGGAGAAAGTCTGGATCGATGGTGCCCTGATGTTCGACATGATGGATCGCAAACGCCGCCCGGTGAGCGATTTCGAGCTTGGCCAGCCCGGCGAGGGAGACGTGAAATGAAGCCGCTTCTCGCGCTTGCCGCCTCCGTCCTCGCCCTGGCCGCCAGCCCGGCGGGCGCGCAGGACATCGTCATCACCAATGCCAGGGTCGTGCTGGGCGACGGCAGCGAGCCGATCGAGAACGGCACGGTCGTCGTGCGCGGGGGCAAGGTCGTCGCCGCGGGGGCCGACGTGGCCGCGCCCGGCGATATCGAAAGCATGGACGCGGGCGGTGCCTGGGTGACCCCCGGCCTGTTCGCCACCGTCACCACGCTCGGCATCTGGGATGTCGGCGCGGTCGGCGAATCCAACGACCAGCGCGCGGGCGGGGCCCCGTTCAGCGCCGCGCTCGAAACGGCGCCGATCGTCAATCCCGAAGCGCAGCACGTCCTGGTCCATCGCGCGGCCGGGATCACCCGCGCCGCGACCTCGACCTTGCCCTCGGCCTCGATCTTTTCGGGGCAGGGCGCGATCATCGATCTCGACAGCGACAGGTCTCCGGTGATGAAGGCCAACGCCTTCCAGATGGTCGAGCTTGGCGAACGCGGCGGGGCGATTGCGGGCGGCAGCCGGGCGGCGACCCATACGCTCTTGCGCGCCGCGCTGCGCGAGGCGAGCAGGGATCGGCGCGACACGCCCCGCACGCAGGATATCGGGCGCGGGGGCGATGTTCTCCTGAGCTCTTTCGATGTCGAGGCGCTGCGCGATGTCGTCACCGGCGCGCAGCCGCTTTACGTCCACGCCGAACGCGCCGCTGACATTCGCGCGGCGCTTGCGCTCAAGAGCGAATTCGCGGATCTCGACCTCGTGCTCGTCGGCGCGAGCGAAGGCTGGCTCGTGGCCGACGAAATAGCGCAGGCGGGCGTTCCCGTGATCGCCGACGGGCTCGACGACCTGCCCTCGACCTTCGAGCAGCTCGCCGCGACACAGAGCAATATCGGACGCATGAAACGCGCCGGAGTGACCGTGGCGATCAACGCATCGGGCCTCAACCACGCACGCCGGCTGACGCAGGTGGCCGGCAACCTCGTCGCCCTGACGAAGGTGCCCGGCGCTTCGGGGCTCAGCTGGGGCGAAGCCTTCGCCGCGATCAGCTCGGTCCCGGCCGAGATCAGCGGGATGGGCGGGATGGCCGGCGTTCTCAAGGCCGGAGCGCTCGGCGATGTCGTGATCTGGGACGGCGACCCGCTCGAAGTCGGATCGATCCCGACCCGCGTCTATATCGGCGGGGTCGAGCAACCGCTCGAAAACCACCAGAGCCGCCTGCTCGATCGCTATGATGACGGAAATGAAGGCTCGCTGCCCAAGGCCTATGACTGGTAGGGCCTATGACTGGCAGGGTCTATGACTGGTAGGGATTGACGGCTGCGGGGAAGGCGTCGCGGCGCCTGTCTTGTCCGGTGGCTGGACGCGGCTGGTTTCCGGTCGGTCCGGGCAGCAGGGCGTTCGGCGCGCGCACCGGATTCCGGTTCGCCCGGTGATCGCGGGGACGCGGTCCGTCCGGGAACCGCTCGGCATTCCACCGGACCGGCGGGCCGCCCGCCCCGGCCGTCAGGATCGGGCGTCCGGGCTCCCGCGCCAGTACCGGACCACGCCCGCGACCAGCACGACGGCGGCCACCGCCGCGACATCGGCGAACCAGTCGAGCCAGCTCGGCGTGCGCCCGAGCTCCGGAATGGCCTGCACCAGCTCGATCGCGGCGCCGAACAGCGCAAGGCCGACGAAGATGACGACCAGTCCGAGCCGCGGATAGGCCAGCGCGGCGAGGCTGGTGAGCACGAGGAAGGCGATGACGTGCTGGACCTTGTCGCCCGGATTCCCCGGCAGGGCGGGCGCCTGCGGCAGCGTCGCCATGACGAAGGCGAACACGAGCGCCGCCCAGAAGAGCAGCTGGAAGAGACGGGTGGTCGGCATGGGCGCAGGGGTGCTCGCGGCTTGGGCGGGGGTGACGCGCTCGCCTAGCGTGCCGCGGGGGCCGCGCCAAGTTCCGTGGCATTGCCGGTGGGCCTTCGGCGAGAGTCGCTTGCGCTGAAGGAGCCGGGCCTATGGTGTCGAAGTGGCGACCATGTCCTTGAGCAGGGTCCGGCCCGCGAGAAGGTAATGCAGCGCGGCCCAG contains these protein-coding regions:
- a CDS encoding amidohydrolase, whose amino-acid sequence is MKPLLALAASVLALAASPAGAQDIVITNARVVLGDGSEPIENGTVVVRGGKVVAAGADVAAPGDIESMDAGGAWVTPGLFATVTTLGIWDVGAVGESNDQRAGGAPFSAALETAPIVNPEAQHVLVHRAAGITRAATSTLPSASIFSGQGAIIDLDSDRSPVMKANAFQMVELGERGGAIAGGSRAATHTLLRAALREASRDRRDTPRTQDIGRGGDVLLSSFDVEALRDVVTGAQPLYVHAERAADIRAALALKSEFADLDLVLVGASEGWLVADEIAQAGVPVIADGLDDLPSTFEQLAATQSNIGRMKRAGVTVAINASGLNHARRLTQVAGNLVALTKVPGASGLSWGEAFAAISSVPAEISGMGGMAGVLKAGALGDVVIWDGDPLEVGSIPTRVYIGGVEQPLENHQSRLLDRYDDGNEGSLPKAYDW
- a CDS encoding division plane positioning ATPase MipZ; translation: MSDETSDRNAAAADRPAHRIVFANEKGGTGKSTTAVHVAVALAYLGARVTILDLDPRQRTSFRYMENRVRTMELRGLTLPTPACRVFTGDSVEKLLRTFARIERDCDYLIVDNPGRDDPFVRAAVENADTLVTPLNDSFVDFDLIGQVDGETFKVRKLSFFAELVWEARMRRSRATIEQQRPEMDWIVVRNRTGHVEARNRARIEKALAEMSRRVGFRVTRGLSERVIYRELFPSGLTLLDKGQLGELGTSHLVARQELRALVKMLNLPERESLAPRLELA
- a CDS encoding molecular chaperone DnaJ, whose protein sequence is MIKAAIILLLAVVVWRWALGSWPWEALFARPGRERELARARHLLGVSRRARREEIVAAHKRLLARVHPDRGGSSAEVHEANEARDLLLADLSDGPDEGRSGAVRKGGDRS
- the panC gene encoding pantoate--beta-alanine ligase gives rise to the protein MQIASTLDVLRKALAALQEGGATIGFVPTMGALHEGHLALVRRARESCDRVVVSIFVNPAQFGPNEDLAAYPRQLAEDTAMLEAEGVALLWAPAVEVMYPAGFATVISVKGVSEGLCGAARPGHFDGVATVVAKLFHQVRPDMAFFGEKDYQQLAVIRTMARDLDLARPHADAIIGVPTVREADGLAMSSRNRYLSPGQRAAAATLPAALGEGVAAIEAGEPVRETLAALGGRLVAAGFEAPDYVTLVDAASLAPLDALGDAPARVLVAARIGGTRLIDNMAVNARPG
- a CDS encoding amidohydrolase — its product is MSEAEGPYPSTYKPYPGVATALVGATIYDGAGNRIDDGTVLFRDGKIVAVGDATLSTEGYRVLDGTDKFVTPGIIDIHSHLGDYPSPSVDAHSDGNEATAPTTPDVWAEHSVWPQDPGFSRALANGGVTALQVLPGSANLMGGRSATLKNVPARTVQEMKFPGAPYGFKMACGENPKRVYGSRGRKPSTRMGNLAVARQTWLDAIDYANDEDAGRDLGMETLAGVLRGEILVHNHCYRADEMALVMDMAKEMGYRVAAFHHAVESYKIGDLLRENDVCSAIWADWYGFKMEAYDGILENAALLHKAGACVVIHSDDENDIQRLNQEAAKAQAAGNRLGLDIPDATAIGWITLNAAKAMGIDAMTGSLEPGKMADVVLWNGDPLSVYSRPEKVWIDGALMFDMMDRKRRPVSDFELGQPGEGDVK